TCGATCGATTTGGAGCCGAGGGTATTGGCTTCACGATTGAGTTCTTGCATTAAAAAGTCAAGTCGTCGGCCAATCGCGTCAGGTTGCGTTATAACGCGCTCGACCTCATCTAAATGGGTGTGTAATCGATCTATTTCTTCGGTAATATCGGCTTTTTGCGCCAAAATAGCGAATTCCATCGTTAATCTTGTTTCATCAAACTGTTCACTCACTTCAGCCACGCGTGCGCGCAGTTTGGCTTGGTGTTGTGCCAGTATTTCGGGTAATAGGGGGTTAAGGTCGGCCAGTTGTTGGCGTATCGCTTGGCAGCGTTGGTTTAGCATTTCGGCTAGCTGAGCGCCTTCACGTTCGCGGGCTTGATTGAGTTGTTCGAGTGCTAGGTTAAAGCTAGTTAAAATTTCCGTTTGGTAGTCGGTTAAACTGGCTTGTGAGTTGGCAAGCAGGCCTGGCCAATTGAGTAGGTCTAGCGGGTTGATCTGTGTGGCTTCTGGCAAGGTGAGTTGGATTTGGTTGATCGCTTGGCTCAGTTGCTGTAATTGCAGCTTGTCTATCATGTAACCTTGTTGATTTTGGTGAAGTTCATAGCGCAGGCCTATATCGAGTTTACCGCGCTGTAAGACTTTTTTACAGGCTTCACGCAAAGGCATTTCTAGCGCACGGGCAGCCTCCGGCAGGCGAAAATTTAATTCCAAAAAGCGTTGGTTGACAGCTCGAATATCCCAATGGATTTGGCCTTCGTCAAAGTCATGGCTCAGGTGCGCCGATGCCGTCATACTTTTCATAAATTCGTTCCTATTTTAATGCTAATGGCTAGCGGTTAGTTTCTGTGCCGCATAAGGCTTAAGGTATAATAAGCGCCATTTTAACAGGTTGAGCAGAAAGGAACAGCAATGCGTCCAAGCGGAAGAAAGGCTTCAGAAATAAGAGCCGTGAAAATAAGCCGGAACTTTACCAAGCATGCCGAAGGGTCAGTGCTAATCGAATTTGGTGATACCCAGGTGATTTGTACGGCCAGCATAGAAGACTCGGTCCCCCCGTTTTTAAAAGGCCAAGGCAAAGGCTGGTTGACCGCTGAGTACGGGATGTTGCCGCGCTCGACCGGAACAAGAATGCGCCGTGAGGCAAGTGCCGGTAAACAGGGCGGGCGCACCTTAGAAATCCAACGCTTGATTGGTCGGTCATTGCGCGCAGCCTTGGATTTAAGCCAGTTGGGTGAGCGGACGATCTATATTGATTGTGATGTGATTCAAGCTGACGGCGGTACACGCACCGCATCGATTACGGGCGGGTTTGTGGCGCTGAGTTTGGCCATTGAGCAACTTATCGCACAGGGTAAGCTGACAACCAATCCGATTGTGCATAAGATTGCGTCGGTGTCAGTCGGTGTTTATCAGGGTCAGGTGGTTGTGGACTTGGATTACGCTGAAGACTCAAATGCCGGTACCGACATGAATTTAGTCATGACCGAGCAGGGTACGTTTATTGAAGTACAGGGTACGGCGGAAGCGGCGCCGTTTGACCTGGCGCAAATGAATGAAATGATGACGCTCGGTCAACAAGCGATATTTTCGTTGATTGAAAAACAAAAGCAGGCATTGCAGCCAGTTTAATGTCTGGACGGCTAAAGGAATAGTGTAATGGAAACCTTGGTACTCGCCACCAATAACAAGGGCAAACTTAAGGAAATGCTGGCCTTGTTACCCGGTAAAGATGTTCGACCGCAGGGCGAATTTTTTAAGGAAGAAGCAGGTGAAAACGGCTTAAGTTTTATTGAAAATGCGCTTTTAAAGGCACGGTTTGCATCAGCCAAAACCGGTTTTCCGGCTATAGCCGATGATTCGGGGATTGAAGTGGCGGCCTTGAATGGTGAGCCAGGCATTTATTCGGCACGTTACGCGGGCACAGGAGCCACCGATCGGCAGAACCTCAATAAGTTACTTGAGCGAATGGATGAAATCGACGACGCTGAGCGTCAAGCGAGCTACTACTGTGCGATGGTTTGTGTTCGTCACGCCAATGATCCTACGCCCTTAATTGGTTTAGGGCGTTGGCAGGGACAGTTATTGCGCCATCCCCGCGGTGAGGGCGGTTTTGGTTACGATCCTATTTTTTATATCCCCGAATTTGATTGCACCGCCGCAGAATTAGACCCAGTTGAAAAAAACAAACTCAGTCATCGTGCGCAAGCTTTGCGTTCATTAGTGGCGCAATTGGCCTAATGCTTCAGTTTACTCAAGCGATACCGCTGTCTTTGTATATTCACTATCCTTGGTGCGTACAAAAGTGCCCGTATTGTGATTTTAACTCGCATCAAGCTAAGCAGGATTTGGCGCAGCAAGAACAGGCCTATTTAAATGCTTTGGTGAGACAATGTGAGCAGATGTTGCCTTGGATTTGGGGGCGGCCTATCCATTCAATTTTTTTTGGTGGAGGTACGCCCAGCCTGATGTCGGTTGAAGGGTTGGATTGGTTGATGTCCCAGCTTCGTGCGCTTTTAGGCTTTGCACCTGAGATTGAAATTACGCTTGAAGCCAATCCGGGTACGGTGGATGAAGCTAAGTTTATCGGTTTTCGCCAGGCGGGTATTAATCGCCTGTCGATGGGTATTCAAAGCTTTAACCCCCAGCACCTTAATGCGTTAGGCCGTATTCATGATGACAACCAGGCCTGGTCAGCGATTGAAAAAGCCAAGCAAGCTGGGTTTGGCAATTTTAATTGTGACTTGATGTTTGCACTGCCAAACCAAACACTAGAGCAAGCCTTAGACGACCTAACGCGTTTGATTAGCGCCCAGCCTAGCCATATTTCCCATTATCAACTTACGCTTGAACCCAATACGCCTTTTTATCGCCAGCCGCCACGTTTACCTGATGAAGACCTCGCTTGGGAGATGCAGCTTGCCTGTCAAGCGGTGCTTAAGCAAGCGGGTTATCAGCATTATGAAGTGTCGGCATTTAGCCAAACGGGGCGGCAGGCGCACCATAATTTAAACTATTGGCAGTTTGGTGATTACCTTGGATTAGGTGCGGGAGCGCACGGTAAAATTAGTTTGCCGCAAACGGGTGAAGTTTGGCGAACGCAAATGCCGGCTTCACCGGGTTCGTATCTACAAACAATGCAACAAGCCGATAGAAGCAGGCCTGGTCGTTGGCAACAGGTCGGGGCCGATGATTTAGTGTTCGAATTTATGTTGAATGCGTTAAGATTACAGCAAGGATTTGAGCTGGATTTGTTTAGTGCTCGCACCGGCTTAAGTCTGGATCGCATCCAACCGATCTTAGCAAGGCTTCAACAAGAGGGTTGGATTTTATTGAGCGGGGACTGGCTGAAACTAACCCCACAAGGCCAAACCTATTTAAACAGCCTTATTGAACAGTTTTTAGACCCATCCTGACGAGGAGCAATAGCATGGTTGTAGTCAAGCGCCTGTTAAAAATTTTAGTGATTGTAGCGATAACCGTGCCGCTGTTTTTAGTGATCGGCTTTATTCTTGCTATTAGTTTTATGGACTTTAATAAATATAAACCGATGATTGAGCAAGAAATCAACGCTAAAACAGGTTTAGAACTTAGTATTGATGGTGATTTAAAAGCCGGGGTATGGCCATTACAACTATCCATTGAACACAGCCAGCTTAAGCGTCCTGGACGGGATAGGGATGCGGAGGATGCGGAACTCATAGAGCCCTTGCTGCGTTTTGATCAATTGAATTTACAGATAAGTTATGCGGATTTATTATTGCGTGGCAAGTTGAATTTAACTGGAATCGAATGGTATAGCCCGCGTTTAGTGGTTACGCGCCAGCTTGATGGGCAGCTAAGTTGGCAGAAGCAGGCTGCATTGAATGCGGATTGGCATTATCGTACAGTTGCCCAACTACCCGCGCAAAGCCAAGTGATCTCAGCGATGATTGCGCCCCTTGCTAAATGGATTGAGCAGTATGATCTGAATCTTGATCGTTTTAAAATTATTGATGGTGAGCTTATCTGGCGCGATTTGATAGAGGATCAGGCGTTGGATATCACAGGCTTACAGCTCGATGCAGCGCCGGTTCATTTGACAGATCCCATGGCGATTAAACTTGAGGCGCAGGTCACCAACCTAAAAACACAACAGACACATGCGCTTAATTATCAAGCTAGTTTGCGCTTAAAAGAACAACTTAATCAGTTAGAGTTATCCCAACTTTCTGGCTCAAGTCTTATCAGCTGGCCCGCTACAGATCAGCGTGATGATTGGGCGTTTAACCTGAGTTTGGCTGAACTTAATGGCTCCTTAAACCAAGGTAAATGGCAATTGGTCGATTTGGTATTGCAGTCTGAACACTTAGCGTTCGCGTTAGATGCCTCGGTACAAAGTAGGCCGGATGATTCAGCCTACCAAGCGGTGTTGAAGGTCGATCGGGCTAATCTGCGTTATTGGTTAAATCAGATGAATGTGCGCACCCCTAACTTTATTGAACCGCAGGCGTTAACAGGGTTTTCAGGCGAGTTAGCGATGCAATGGGCTAACCAGGCCTGGTCGTTGGATAGTATTGACCTGCTGATTGATAATACACGGCTGAATGGGCATTTGGCTTATCGCTTTACTGAACAAGCGCCACTCTATCAGTTTGACCTAAAGCTTGATCAGCTTAATATGGACTTTTATGCAGCCAAAGCCATTGAGCCAATAGGGCCAAGAGGGTCAACAGACCCAGTGGCGCAAGAAAAAACGCAGACCTACTTACCCCTAGCTGTGCCGGTGACGACACTTCGCGAGAGCAAAATGCAAGGCCAGCTTGTTGTCGGGCAGTTACAAGCTTGGCAAATTAAAATGCAACAGGTCACGCTGGGGGTCAATTCAAATTATGGCCAGCTTAAACTTGCGCCGTTTGATGCCCAGCTTTACGGTGGGGAGTGGCTGAGCCAATTAAATGTGAATGTCAATCAAACCACACCGACTTATCAGCTTAAAGGGCGAATCAATCAGGTAGATGCGCAGGACTTTTTACAGGATTTAGCTCGCTACGATCAGCTCAGTGGCCAGTTAACGAGTCGATTTGATTTGCGCACCCAAGGTAGTAATTTGGACGCGATTAAATACCATCTTAATGGTTTATTCTCCGCCGAATTAAACCAGGGTGCCTACCATTCTTTAGATATTAATAAGTTACTAGCAGGGCAAGGCTCGGAAAAAGGGGATGTGACCCAGTTGGATCAGGTTCGTTTGAGTGGTGAGGCGATTGATGGCATCTATCATATCCAACAGGCCGAATTAGATTCAATGCGTTTTAACGCGCGGGCTTTTGGCCGTGTCCATATTCCACGTGCACAAATTGATAGTCGTTTACAGTTCACCTATCAACAACCGCCAGAGGTTTTGGCTAAGTTAGAAGGGGTTCAGATACCGATTAGGCTGACAGGATCATTACGTGATCCACAATGGCAGGTTGAGCTTTCACAGCTCTTGTCGCCAGACAATGTCCAGCGACTCATTAACATTTTTCGTTAACCTGGGCTTTTGGCCGCACTCGAGTTGGATTTACGATCACGACTTGGCCAGCGGTTTGGTTTAGGGCTGGCTGGTTTACCTTCTGTTTGGCGGCCACGCCCTGTACCACTGCGTGGGTTTGGCTTACCATTGCGTGCACCGTCAGAAGGTGATGGAGAGCGTCTTGGTTTGCGATCCATAGAGGTTTCTGGCACATTGTGATTAGGTTCAAAACCCGCCTCAAAGCGTCTTGGTAGTAAGCGCCCGGTTAAGTGCTCAATACCCGCAAGCAGTTCAACCTCATCCGCGCAAACTAATGACAAGGCTTCGCCTTTAGACCCCGCACGACCCGTTCGGCCAATGCGGTGTACATAGTCTTCAGACACATTCGGTAAGTCAATATTAATAACATGTGGCAATAGGTCAATATCAATGCCACGTGCGGCAATATCGGTGGCGACCAGGACGCGAATTTTATTGGCTTTAAAGTCAGCTAGCGCTTTAGTACGTGCGCCTTGGCTTTTGTTGCCATGAAGTGCGGCCGCAGGAATGCCTGCTTGAATCAATTTTTCGCAAATGCGATTAGCACCATGCTTGGTTTTACTGAAGGCTAGTACCTGTTGCCATTGGTTATCGGCAATCAGGTGGATCAATAATTCAGTCTTACGCGCCTTATCTACCGGAATAACCGTTTGCACGACCAGCTCAGTCGTGCTGTTCGGTGGGGCAACAGATACTTGTTTAGGCGCATTCAAAAACTGATGCGCGAGTTGCTTTATCGAATCAGAGAAGGTGGCCGAAAACATCAGGGTTTGGCGTTTTTTCGGTAGGAGTTTGGCAATGCGTTTAAGGTCGTGAATAAAGCCCATGTCAAGCATGCGGTCGGCTTCGTCAAGCACTAAGACTTCAAGTTGATCAAATTGAACTGCGTTTTGTGAATGCAAATCAAGTAAGCGCCCTGGTGTTGCGACTAAAACATCAACGCCACGACGAAGTTTCATCATTTGTGGGTTGATGCTGACCCCACCAAATACCACAGCGGCATGTAGGTTTAAATGCTTGCCGTAGTTAACTACACTTTCATGAACCTGTGCAGCAAGCTCACGGGTGGGGGTTAAAACCAGTGCGCGAACTTGGTTGGCTTTGGGTGGGGTGCCTTTGGCTAGGTTGTGTAGAACGGGCAGTGTAAACCCCGCGGTTTTACCTGTACCTGTTTGCGCGGCCGCCATCAGGTCGTCACCTTGTAAAACCAGAGGAATCGCTTGTTGTTGAATCGGGGTTGGGGTGGTGTAGCCTTCGTCGGCGACAGCTTGCACCAGTGATGGGTGGAGGTTTAATTCATTAAATAACATTGTCTTCAGACCTTTAGCGCTAGGCGCAGTAAGTGAAGCGATCTGAAGTGCAAGCAAACCAAACCGCAAAACCGTTAAGTATGCGGCATAACCGATGCTTTTACAACCAGGCCTGGCTGTAAAAGCATCGGTTAAGTGGTTATTTATGGTATTTCGGGCTGAGTTCAACTACCGCGTTGATAAAGGCACCGGCATGCTCAGGCTTAACTTCAGGGTGGATACCGTGGCCTAGATTAAACACATGGCCTGAGCCTTGACCGTATTTTTCAAGGATAATGCCGACCTCATTGCGAATACGCTCAGGTGAGGCATACAGCATGCTCGGGTCCATATTTCCCTGTAGTGCAACACGATCACCCACGCGGCGACGGGCTTCATCAATATCCGTTGTCCAGTCAAGGCCGAGTGCGTCCGCGCCGGTATCAGCCATCGCCTCTAACCACTGCCCGCCGCCTTTGGTGAATAAGATTACGGGAATTTTTTCGCCGTTGTGTTCACGTTTTAGGCCATTAACAATTTTTGCCATGTAGTTGAGTGAAAACTCTTTGTAATCACGAGGGGTTAAGACACCACCCCAGGTATCGAACACCTGAACGGCCTGTGCACCCGCTTCAATTTGTGCATTAAGGTAGGCGATAACCGAGTCAGCCAACACATCAAGCATTTGATGCATCGTAGCCGGTTCGTCGTACATCATAGCTTTGACTTTGGAAAAGTTTTTGCTTGTGCCGCCCTCAACCATATAGGTCGCCAGCGTCCAAGGACTGCCAGAAAACCCAATGAGCGGTATGCGGCCATTAAGCGCCTTGCGAATAGTGCTAACAGCGTTCATCACGTAGCCAAGGTCAGATGCCATATCGGGTACATAGAGTTTTTTAACGTCGGCTAGATTACGGATGGGTTTGTCAAAGACAGGACCTTCACCAGTTTCAAATCGCAGTCCTAAGCCCATCGCGTCTGGAATGGTGAGAATGTCGGAAAACAAAATAGCAGCATCAAGCGGAAAGCGCTCAAGCGGTTGCAGGGTAACTTCACAGGCGAATTCGGCGTTGCGGCATAAGTCCATAAACGACCCAGCTTGCGCGCGGCTGGCGCGGTACTCTGGTAAATAACGTCCAGCTTGGCGCATCATCCATACAGGTGTGCGATCAACAGGTTGGCGAGTAAGTGCGCGAAGGAAGCGGTCGTTTTGTAATGCAGGCATTAGGGAGTCCTTTTCAAAAAAATCAAAAGGTTCTATTTTAACGCTAAACGAGCTCGGATGGTTTGTTTTAGACAACAAAAAAGCCACACTAATGCGGCTTTTTGCAATAAGGTAAAGACCTTTTGGCTTAGCGGCGAAGTGAACCGTATTTTTGACGGAATTTCTCAACGCGACCTTCTGTGTCAACAAGTGTTTGCTTACCAGTGTAAAACGGGTGAGAAGCACTTGATACTTCAACACGAACCAAGGGGAAATCTTTACCGTCTAGTGTAATGGTTTCGCCAGAAGTTTTTAGGGTTGAACGAGTTAAAAAAGTTTCACCAGTAGAAATATCCTGGAAAACCACCTCGTTGTATTCTGGATGAATGTCTGCTCTCATATTGACGGTCCAAGTTTAATGGGGTTTAAAATTAAAGGCGAGATTCTAACAGAGAATAAGTTAAAATCAAGACCTCGTTTGGGTTTTATTTAA
The nucleotide sequence above comes from Thiomicrospira sp. R3. Encoded proteins:
- the hemW gene encoding radical SAM family heme chaperone HemW, whose protein sequence is MLQFTQAIPLSLYIHYPWCVQKCPYCDFNSHQAKQDLAQQEQAYLNALVRQCEQMLPWIWGRPIHSIFFGGGTPSLMSVEGLDWLMSQLRALLGFAPEIEITLEANPGTVDEAKFIGFRQAGINRLSMGIQSFNPQHLNALGRIHDDNQAWSAIEKAKQAGFGNFNCDLMFALPNQTLEQALDDLTRLISAQPSHISHYQLTLEPNTPFYRQPPRLPDEDLAWEMQLACQAVLKQAGYQHYEVSAFSQTGRQAHHNLNYWQFGDYLGLGAGAHGKISLPQTGEVWRTQMPASPGSYLQTMQQADRSRPGRWQQVGADDLVFEFMLNALRLQQGFELDLFSARTGLSLDRIQPILARLQQEGWILLSGDWLKLTPQGQTYLNSLIEQFLDPS
- a CDS encoding DEAD/DEAH box helicase, producing the protein MLFNELNLHPSLVQAVADEGYTTPTPIQQQAIPLVLQGDDLMAAAQTGTGKTAGFTLPVLHNLAKGTPPKANQVRALVLTPTRELAAQVHESVVNYGKHLNLHAAVVFGGVSINPQMMKLRRGVDVLVATPGRLLDLHSQNAVQFDQLEVLVLDEADRMLDMGFIHDLKRIAKLLPKKRQTLMFSATFSDSIKQLAHQFLNAPKQVSVAPPNSTTELVVQTVIPVDKARKTELLIHLIADNQWQQVLAFSKTKHGANRICEKLIQAGIPAAALHGNKSQGARTKALADFKANKIRVLVATDIAARGIDIDLLPHVINIDLPNVSEDYVHRIGRTGRAGSKGEALSLVCADEVELLAGIEHLTGRLLPRRFEAGFEPNHNVPETSMDRKPRRSPSPSDGARNGKPNPRSGTGRGRQTEGKPASPKPNRWPSRDRKSNSSAAKSPG
- the rph gene encoding ribonuclease PH, translated to MRPSGRKASEIRAVKISRNFTKHAEGSVLIEFGDTQVICTASIEDSVPPFLKGQGKGWLTAEYGMLPRSTGTRMRREASAGKQGGRTLEIQRLIGRSLRAALDLSQLGERTIYIDCDVIQADGGTRTASITGGFVALSLAIEQLIAQGKLTTNPIVHKIASVSVGVYQGQVVVDLDYAEDSNAGTDMNLVMTEQGTFIEVQGTAEAAPFDLAQMNEMMTLGQQAIFSLIEKQKQALQPV
- the rdgB gene encoding RdgB/HAM1 family non-canonical purine NTP pyrophosphatase; translation: METLVLATNNKGKLKEMLALLPGKDVRPQGEFFKEEAGENGLSFIENALLKARFASAKTGFPAIADDSGIEVAALNGEPGIYSARYAGTGATDRQNLNKLLERMDEIDDAERQASYYCAMVCVRHANDPTPLIGLGRWQGQLLRHPRGEGGFGYDPIFYIPEFDCTAAELDPVEKNKLSHRAQALRSLVAQLA
- a CDS encoding YicC/YloC family endoribonuclease gives rise to the protein MKSMTASAHLSHDFDEGQIHWDIRAVNQRFLELNFRLPEAARALEMPLREACKKVLQRGKLDIGLRYELHQNQQGYMIDKLQLQQLSQAINQIQLTLPEATQINPLDLLNWPGLLANSQASLTDYQTEILTSFNLALEQLNQAREREGAQLAEMLNQRCQAIRQQLADLNPLLPEILAQHQAKLRARVAEVSEQFDETRLTMEFAILAQKADITEEIDRLHTHLDEVERVITQPDAIGRRLDFLMQELNREANTLGSKSIDVRSTQTSVELKVLIEQMREQVQNIE
- the hemE gene encoding uroporphyrinogen decarboxylase codes for the protein MPALQNDRFLRALTRQPVDRTPVWMMRQAGRYLPEYRASRAQAGSFMDLCRNAEFACEVTLQPLERFPLDAAILFSDILTIPDAMGLGLRFETGEGPVFDKPIRNLADVKKLYVPDMASDLGYVMNAVSTIRKALNGRIPLIGFSGSPWTLATYMVEGGTSKNFSKVKAMMYDEPATMHQMLDVLADSVIAYLNAQIEAGAQAVQVFDTWGGVLTPRDYKEFSLNYMAKIVNGLKREHNGEKIPVILFTKGGGQWLEAMADTGADALGLDWTTDIDEARRRVGDRVALQGNMDPSMLYASPERIRNEVGIILEKYGQGSGHVFNLGHGIHPEVKPEHAGAFINAVVELSPKYHK
- a CDS encoding AsmA family protein, encoding MVVVKRLLKILVIVAITVPLFLVIGFILAISFMDFNKYKPMIEQEINAKTGLELSIDGDLKAGVWPLQLSIEHSQLKRPGRDRDAEDAELIEPLLRFDQLNLQISYADLLLRGKLNLTGIEWYSPRLVVTRQLDGQLSWQKQAALNADWHYRTVAQLPAQSQVISAMIAPLAKWIEQYDLNLDRFKIIDGELIWRDLIEDQALDITGLQLDAAPVHLTDPMAIKLEAQVTNLKTQQTHALNYQASLRLKEQLNQLELSQLSGSSLISWPATDQRDDWAFNLSLAELNGSLNQGKWQLVDLVLQSEHLAFALDASVQSRPDDSAYQAVLKVDRANLRYWLNQMNVRTPNFIEPQALTGFSGELAMQWANQAWSLDSIDLLIDNTRLNGHLAYRFTEQAPLYQFDLKLDQLNMDFYAAKAIEPIGPRGSTDPVAQEKTQTYLPLAVPVTTLRESKMQGQLVVGQLQAWQIKMQQVTLGVNSNYGQLKLAPFDAQLYGGEWLSQLNVNVNQTTPTYQLKGRINQVDAQDFLQDLARYDQLSGQLTSRFDLRTQGSNLDAIKYHLNGLFSAELNQGAYHSLDINKLLAGQGSEKGDVTQLDQVRLSGEAIDGIYHIQQAELDSMRFNARAFGRVHIPRAQIDSRLQFTYQQPPEVLAKLEGVQIPIRLTGSLRDPQWQVELSQLLSPDNVQRLINIFR
- a CDS encoding type B 50S ribosomal protein L31; its protein translation is MRADIHPEYNEVVFQDISTGETFLTRSTLKTSGETITLDGKDFPLVRVEVSSASHPFYTGKQTLVDTEGRVEKFRQKYGSLRR